In a single window of the Arachis hypogaea cultivar Tifrunner chromosome 6, arahy.Tifrunner.gnm2.J5K5, whole genome shotgun sequence genome:
- the LOC112696922 gene encoding diphthine--ammonia ligase isoform X1: protein MKVVALVSGGKDSCYAMMKSIHYGHQIVALANLLPADDDVDELDSYMYQTVGHQIIVSYAECMGLPLFRRRIRGSTRHQELGYRTTQGDEVEDMFILLREVKRQIPEVTAVSSGAIASDYQRLRVESVCSRLGLVSLAYLWKQDQSLLLQEMIANGILAVTVKVAAMGLVPGKHLGKEIAFLNAYLHKLKELYGINVCGEGGEYETLTLDCPLFINARIVLDEYQVVRHSSDSIAPVGILHPLKFHLEKKVDIQSLTSPDNISETYVQKLGTVFEVEDTLERCEDTFKSLDCSADPIDDLAHKFNISRTNNKRTLSLSCSLQDSCNDLREDLKTVLAKTESLLAGFGFGWENVVYIHLYIDEMSKFSEANETYVKFITQQRCPFGVPSRSTVEMPLVEMGFSKAYMEVLASSNKDKKVLHVQSISSWAPSCIGPYSQATLHDNILHMAGQLGLDPPTMNLCSGGASAELELALRNCEAVAKCFRCSISTSAIMFVVYCSKRVSSSERHDMQEKLETILRQMRIFQLQEQNTCKALDPVVLYVLVPDLPKSACVEIKPVLYVDDGTEIATETITESSGSEAPHYWGFKQENWHDSCIQKLVVPGKICAVTLSITSEDAAKICFHSVSADSVNDDQYLQYKSLMEKSSRFCFYLLDKVMADNGFGWEDLMSLRIYIPASLQMSIAMLLPTFNKALLELSEASQKKVLNGEEPIFNIVPVIGAGRSASSMSNIITCELLGQKSWA from the exons ATAGTTGCGTTGGCGAACTTGTTACCTGCTGATGATGACGTCGACGAGCTTGATAGCTACATGTACCAAACC GTTGGTCATCAAATTATTGTTAGCTACGCGGAATGCATGGGGTTGCCATTGTTCAGGAGGCGAATTCGAGGATCAACAAG acatcaagagcttggTTACAGAACAACCCAGGGTGATGAAGTTGAAGATATGTTTATTTTACTTCGTGAAGTGAAAAGACAGATACCTGAAGTTACTGCAGTGTCTTCTGGGGCCATTGCATCTGACTATCAGAGATTGCGGGTGGAAAGTGTTTGTTCAAGGTTAGGCCTTGTTTCTCTGGCATACTTATGGAAACAAGATCAATCATTGCTCCTCCAAGAAATG ATTGCAAATGGAATTTTGGCTGTGACTGTAAAG GTAGCCGCCATGGGTTTGGTGCCTGGAAAGCACTTGGGTAAAGAAATAGCCTTCTTAAATGCTTATTTGCACAAATTAAAAGA GTTATATGGAATTAATGTTTGTGGTGAAGGAGGGGAATATGAAACGTTAACTCTTGATTGCCCTCTCTTCATT AATGCTCGAATTGTGCTCGATGAATACCAAGTTGTGAGGCACTCTTCAGATTCCATAGCTCCTGTTGGAATCCTTCATCCCTTGAAATTTCATTTGGAAAAGAAGGTAGATATTCAATCTTTAACATCACCAGACAACATAAGTGAAACTTATGTTCAGAAACTGGGAACTGTGTTTGAAGTGGAAGACACTTTAGAAAGATGTGAAGACACATTTAAGTCGTTGGATTGCAGTGCTGACCCAATTGATGACTTAGCACATAAATTTAACATctcaagaacaaataacaagAGAACACTCTCCTTAAGTTGCTCGTTACAAGATTCATGCAATG ATTTGCGGGAAGATTTGAAGACTGTTTTGGCAAAAACTGAATCACTATTAGCTGGCTTTGGCTTTGGGTGGGAGAATGTTGTCTATATTCACCTTTACATAGATGAAATGAGTAAGTTCTCAGAGGCAAATGAGACATATGTAAAATTTATAACCCAGCAGAGGTGTCCATTTGGTGTCCCATCACGTAGTACAGTTGAAATGCCTCTAGTAGAGATGGGTTTCAGCAAAGCATATATGGAAGTTCTTGCGTCAagtaataaagataaaaaggtttTGCATGTACAGAGTATTTCCTCTTGGGCACCTAGTTGCATTGGGCCATACAGTCAG GCAACCTTGCACGATAATATACTTCATATGGCTGGTCAGTTGGGACTTGACCCTCCAACAATGAATCTTTGCAGTGGAGGTGCTAGTGCTGAACTGGAACTGGCTCTCAGAAACTGTGAAGCTGTGGCAAAATGCTTTCGTTGTTCAATATCCACATCAGCAATTATGTTTGTTGTTTACTGTTCTAAACGTGTCTCATCATCAGAGAGACATGATATGCAGGAGAAACTAGAAACAATCCTTAGGCAGATGAGGATCTTTCAGTTACAGGAACAAAACACCTGCAAAGCATTAGATCCCGTAGTCCTTTATGTCCTTGTTCCTGATCTACCTAAAAG TGCATGTGTAGAAATAAAGCCTGTTCTTTATGTTGACGATGGCACGGAGATAGCAACTGAGACCATAACAGAAAGTTCTGGTTCCGAAGCACCCCACTACTGGGGTTTCAAGCAGGAAAATTGGCATGATTCTTGTATTCAGAAACTTGTGGTTCCAGGAAAGATTTGTGCTGTTACATTATCTATTACAAGTGAGGATGCTGCAAAGATATGTTTCCATTCTGTGTCTGCTGATTCTGTCAATGATGATCAATATCTTCAATATAAGTCGCTCATGGAGAAGTCATCAAGATTCTGCTTCTATCTTCTGGACAAAGTCATGGCCGATAATGGGTTTGGCTGGGAAGATTTAATG AGTTTGAGGATCTATATCCCTGCAAGCCTTCAAATGTCGATAGCTATGCTGCTGCCTACGTTCAACAAGGCTCTATTGGAACTTTCTGAAGCGAGTCAGAAGAAAGTTTTAAATGGCGAGGAGCCAATCTTCAACATAGTTCCTGTCATCGGTGCTGGTAGGTCTGCTTCatccatgtctaatataataaCTTGCGAATTACTCGGCCAGAAATCCTGGGCATAA
- the LOC112696922 gene encoding diphthine--ammonia ligase isoform X3 — METRSIIAPPRNDCKWNFGCDCKAAMGLVPGKHLGKEIAFLNAYLHKLKELYGINVCGEGGEYETLTLDCPLFINARIVLDEYQVVRHSSDSIAPVGILHPLKFHLEKKVDIQSLTSPDNISETYVQKLGTVFEVEDTLERCEDTFKSLDCSADPIDDLAHKFNISRTNNKRTLSLSCSLQDSCNDLREDLKTVLAKTESLLAGFGFGWENVVYIHLYIDEMSKFSEANETYVKFITQQRCPFGVPSRSTVEMPLVEMGFSKAYMEVLASSNKDKKVLHVQSISSWAPSCIGPYSQATLHDNILHMAGQLGLDPPTMNLCSGGASAELELALRNCEAVAKCFRCSISTSAIMFVVYCSKRVSSSERHDMQEKLETILRQMRIFQLQEQNTCKALDPVVLYVLVPDLPKSACVEIKPVLYVDDGTEIATETITESSGSEAPHYWGFKQENWHDSCIQKLVVPGKICAVTLSITSEDAAKICFHSVSADSVNDDQYLQYKSLMEKSSRFCFYLLDKVMADNGFGWEDLMSLRIYIPASLQMSIAMLLPTFNKALLELSEASQKKVLNGEEPIFNIVPVIGAGRSASSMSNIITCELLGQKSWA, encoded by the exons ATGGAAACAAGATCAATCATTGCTCCTCCAAGAAATG ATTGCAAATGGAATTTTGGCTGTGACTGTAAAG CCGCCATGGGTTTGGTGCCTGGAAAGCACTTGGGTAAAGAAATAGCCTTCTTAAATGCTTATTTGCACAAATTAAAAGA GTTATATGGAATTAATGTTTGTGGTGAAGGAGGGGAATATGAAACGTTAACTCTTGATTGCCCTCTCTTCATT AATGCTCGAATTGTGCTCGATGAATACCAAGTTGTGAGGCACTCTTCAGATTCCATAGCTCCTGTTGGAATCCTTCATCCCTTGAAATTTCATTTGGAAAAGAAGGTAGATATTCAATCTTTAACATCACCAGACAACATAAGTGAAACTTATGTTCAGAAACTGGGAACTGTGTTTGAAGTGGAAGACACTTTAGAAAGATGTGAAGACACATTTAAGTCGTTGGATTGCAGTGCTGACCCAATTGATGACTTAGCACATAAATTTAACATctcaagaacaaataacaagAGAACACTCTCCTTAAGTTGCTCGTTACAAGATTCATGCAATG ATTTGCGGGAAGATTTGAAGACTGTTTTGGCAAAAACTGAATCACTATTAGCTGGCTTTGGCTTTGGGTGGGAGAATGTTGTCTATATTCACCTTTACATAGATGAAATGAGTAAGTTCTCAGAGGCAAATGAGACATATGTAAAATTTATAACCCAGCAGAGGTGTCCATTTGGTGTCCCATCACGTAGTACAGTTGAAATGCCTCTAGTAGAGATGGGTTTCAGCAAAGCATATATGGAAGTTCTTGCGTCAagtaataaagataaaaaggtttTGCATGTACAGAGTATTTCCTCTTGGGCACCTAGTTGCATTGGGCCATACAGTCAG GCAACCTTGCACGATAATATACTTCATATGGCTGGTCAGTTGGGACTTGACCCTCCAACAATGAATCTTTGCAGTGGAGGTGCTAGTGCTGAACTGGAACTGGCTCTCAGAAACTGTGAAGCTGTGGCAAAATGCTTTCGTTGTTCAATATCCACATCAGCAATTATGTTTGTTGTTTACTGTTCTAAACGTGTCTCATCATCAGAGAGACATGATATGCAGGAGAAACTAGAAACAATCCTTAGGCAGATGAGGATCTTTCAGTTACAGGAACAAAACACCTGCAAAGCATTAGATCCCGTAGTCCTTTATGTCCTTGTTCCTGATCTACCTAAAAG TGCATGTGTAGAAATAAAGCCTGTTCTTTATGTTGACGATGGCACGGAGATAGCAACTGAGACCATAACAGAAAGTTCTGGTTCCGAAGCACCCCACTACTGGGGTTTCAAGCAGGAAAATTGGCATGATTCTTGTATTCAGAAACTTGTGGTTCCAGGAAAGATTTGTGCTGTTACATTATCTATTACAAGTGAGGATGCTGCAAAGATATGTTTCCATTCTGTGTCTGCTGATTCTGTCAATGATGATCAATATCTTCAATATAAGTCGCTCATGGAGAAGTCATCAAGATTCTGCTTCTATCTTCTGGACAAAGTCATGGCCGATAATGGGTTTGGCTGGGAAGATTTAATG AGTTTGAGGATCTATATCCCTGCAAGCCTTCAAATGTCGATAGCTATGCTGCTGCCTACGTTCAACAAGGCTCTATTGGAACTTTCTGAAGCGAGTCAGAAGAAAGTTTTAAATGGCGAGGAGCCAATCTTCAACATAGTTCCTGTCATCGGTGCTGGTAGGTCTGCTTCatccatgtctaatataataaCTTGCGAATTACTCGGCCAGAAATCCTGGGCATAA
- the LOC112696922 gene encoding diphthine--ammonia ligase isoform X2, which produces MGLPLFRRRIRGSTRHQELGYRTTQGDEVEDMFILLREVKRQIPEVTAVSSGAIASDYQRLRVESVCSRLGLVSLAYLWKQDQSLLLQEMIANGILAVTVKVAAMGLVPGKHLGKEIAFLNAYLHKLKELYGINVCGEGGEYETLTLDCPLFINARIVLDEYQVVRHSSDSIAPVGILHPLKFHLEKKVDIQSLTSPDNISETYVQKLGTVFEVEDTLERCEDTFKSLDCSADPIDDLAHKFNISRTNNKRTLSLSCSLQDSCNDLREDLKTVLAKTESLLAGFGFGWENVVYIHLYIDEMSKFSEANETYVKFITQQRCPFGVPSRSTVEMPLVEMGFSKAYMEVLASSNKDKKVLHVQSISSWAPSCIGPYSQATLHDNILHMAGQLGLDPPTMNLCSGGASAELELALRNCEAVAKCFRCSISTSAIMFVVYCSKRVSSSERHDMQEKLETILRQMRIFQLQEQNTCKALDPVVLYVLVPDLPKSACVEIKPVLYVDDGTEIATETITESSGSEAPHYWGFKQENWHDSCIQKLVVPGKICAVTLSITSEDAAKICFHSVSADSVNDDQYLQYKSLMEKSSRFCFYLLDKVMADNGFGWEDLMSLRIYIPASLQMSIAMLLPTFNKALLELSEASQKKVLNGEEPIFNIVPVIGAGRSASSMSNIITCELLGQKSWA; this is translated from the exons ATGGGGTTGCCATTGTTCAGGAGGCGAATTCGAGGATCAACAAG acatcaagagcttggTTACAGAACAACCCAGGGTGATGAAGTTGAAGATATGTTTATTTTACTTCGTGAAGTGAAAAGACAGATACCTGAAGTTACTGCAGTGTCTTCTGGGGCCATTGCATCTGACTATCAGAGATTGCGGGTGGAAAGTGTTTGTTCAAGGTTAGGCCTTGTTTCTCTGGCATACTTATGGAAACAAGATCAATCATTGCTCCTCCAAGAAATG ATTGCAAATGGAATTTTGGCTGTGACTGTAAAG GTAGCCGCCATGGGTTTGGTGCCTGGAAAGCACTTGGGTAAAGAAATAGCCTTCTTAAATGCTTATTTGCACAAATTAAAAGA GTTATATGGAATTAATGTTTGTGGTGAAGGAGGGGAATATGAAACGTTAACTCTTGATTGCCCTCTCTTCATT AATGCTCGAATTGTGCTCGATGAATACCAAGTTGTGAGGCACTCTTCAGATTCCATAGCTCCTGTTGGAATCCTTCATCCCTTGAAATTTCATTTGGAAAAGAAGGTAGATATTCAATCTTTAACATCACCAGACAACATAAGTGAAACTTATGTTCAGAAACTGGGAACTGTGTTTGAAGTGGAAGACACTTTAGAAAGATGTGAAGACACATTTAAGTCGTTGGATTGCAGTGCTGACCCAATTGATGACTTAGCACATAAATTTAACATctcaagaacaaataacaagAGAACACTCTCCTTAAGTTGCTCGTTACAAGATTCATGCAATG ATTTGCGGGAAGATTTGAAGACTGTTTTGGCAAAAACTGAATCACTATTAGCTGGCTTTGGCTTTGGGTGGGAGAATGTTGTCTATATTCACCTTTACATAGATGAAATGAGTAAGTTCTCAGAGGCAAATGAGACATATGTAAAATTTATAACCCAGCAGAGGTGTCCATTTGGTGTCCCATCACGTAGTACAGTTGAAATGCCTCTAGTAGAGATGGGTTTCAGCAAAGCATATATGGAAGTTCTTGCGTCAagtaataaagataaaaaggtttTGCATGTACAGAGTATTTCCTCTTGGGCACCTAGTTGCATTGGGCCATACAGTCAG GCAACCTTGCACGATAATATACTTCATATGGCTGGTCAGTTGGGACTTGACCCTCCAACAATGAATCTTTGCAGTGGAGGTGCTAGTGCTGAACTGGAACTGGCTCTCAGAAACTGTGAAGCTGTGGCAAAATGCTTTCGTTGTTCAATATCCACATCAGCAATTATGTTTGTTGTTTACTGTTCTAAACGTGTCTCATCATCAGAGAGACATGATATGCAGGAGAAACTAGAAACAATCCTTAGGCAGATGAGGATCTTTCAGTTACAGGAACAAAACACCTGCAAAGCATTAGATCCCGTAGTCCTTTATGTCCTTGTTCCTGATCTACCTAAAAG TGCATGTGTAGAAATAAAGCCTGTTCTTTATGTTGACGATGGCACGGAGATAGCAACTGAGACCATAACAGAAAGTTCTGGTTCCGAAGCACCCCACTACTGGGGTTTCAAGCAGGAAAATTGGCATGATTCTTGTATTCAGAAACTTGTGGTTCCAGGAAAGATTTGTGCTGTTACATTATCTATTACAAGTGAGGATGCTGCAAAGATATGTTTCCATTCTGTGTCTGCTGATTCTGTCAATGATGATCAATATCTTCAATATAAGTCGCTCATGGAGAAGTCATCAAGATTCTGCTTCTATCTTCTGGACAAAGTCATGGCCGATAATGGGTTTGGCTGGGAAGATTTAATG AGTTTGAGGATCTATATCCCTGCAAGCCTTCAAATGTCGATAGCTATGCTGCTGCCTACGTTCAACAAGGCTCTATTGGAACTTTCTGAAGCGAGTCAGAAGAAAGTTTTAAATGGCGAGGAGCCAATCTTCAACATAGTTCCTGTCATCGGTGCTGGTAGGTCTGCTTCatccatgtctaatataataaCTTGCGAATTACTCGGCCAGAAATCCTGGGCATAA